One part of the Cyclobacteriaceae bacterium genome encodes these proteins:
- a CDS encoding TonB-dependent receptor has protein sequence MIRLLLLSVFLLFVAAEGWSQTRVVRGRVTGSDDGMPLPGVNVIVQGTAKGTATDANGSYSIDVDAAENTLVFTFVGYRTQSVQLLGRETVNVVLEPEATSLDEVVVVGYGTVRKSDLTGSVSSVRGSQLTTVPAINPIQSLQGKVAGVQIANTSGAPGAGSFVRIRGIGTFNDSSPIFVVDGVILQNIDFLNAADIESMEVLKDASATAIYGARGANGVIIVTTKRGSTSAAYPIINVSAEYSIQDLPQKIDLLNGREYAIVRNKINPGTYNNIDAVPNTDWQDLIFQTAPIQNYQVSVAGGSEKFQYFTSLSYFNQEGIIPKSNFERVTLRFNNIAHISKTVRMGSNLSFTPYNQQNTAGNAVFVAYRAWPTITPFQTDGSYSPVPGVGNVLADIEYTNSFNKGLRSVNNLYAEVDFLKGFTFRSSFGVDLEYNKSRSYTPIFFVNPQQQNATDDLGKGYNDRVDWLWENTLSYQREIKKHRVNAVAGYTLQESSSESVFLGAENLLRPGEDFWYVNIFPNLVSNNFASNGVNPNFNFSMLSYLFRVNYTYDNRYLLTATFRRDGSSKFTKANQYGNFPSFGVGWNAINEQFMQGTKLLSNLKFRASWGIIGNEKINYERQYSLVLNGINALFGPDVIYPGATYGVAGNPNLKWETTHQLDIGAELGFFEDKLTAEIDYYHRTTKDILIDLAVPGYYGNGDGAVITFNAGEVLNRGIELNLNWSSELGPLKYSVGLVGTTIHNETKKISGTGGSDEQLIGLFGGRQVTQTIPGRPIGAFYGYRVIGVFQNAAELNAYPHLSSTGVGDLKFEDVNGDGFLTPADRTYLGSPIPKYLLGLNINLAYKNFDLALDIQAQGGNKIFNGKEIVRPDPYNFERRYFSFWDGEGTSNTEPRPSNGGVNYEPSSRYLYDGSFLRMRNISVGYTLPQALVSRVGMKTARAYVRSTNLFTLSKFTGYTPEIVSGNPVLNGIDGGTYPIPRIFSVGLNLTF, from the coding sequence ATGATCAGACTTTTACTACTATCGGTTTTCCTGCTTTTTGTGGCCGCTGAAGGGTGGTCGCAAACGCGGGTAGTTCGGGGCCGGGTAACCGGTTCAGATGATGGAATGCCACTTCCGGGCGTAAATGTAATCGTTCAGGGTACGGCCAAAGGCACGGCTACAGATGCTAACGGTTCCTACTCCATTGATGTTGATGCGGCTGAGAATACCTTGGTCTTCACTTTTGTAGGTTACCGCACTCAGTCGGTTCAACTATTGGGAAGGGAAACGGTCAATGTTGTGCTGGAACCTGAGGCTACCTCATTGGATGAGGTTGTTGTGGTGGGGTATGGAACCGTGCGTAAGTCTGATTTAACAGGCTCAGTTTCTTCGGTGCGGGGCAGCCAGTTAACCACTGTACCGGCTATTAACCCTATTCAATCATTACAGGGCAAAGTGGCTGGGGTTCAAATTGCCAATACTTCGGGCGCACCTGGCGCGGGCTCATTTGTGCGCATCAGGGGCATAGGAACTTTCAATGACTCTTCACCAATATTCGTTGTTGATGGTGTTATCCTTCAGAACATCGACTTTCTTAATGCTGCCGATATTGAATCTATGGAAGTACTAAAGGATGCATCCGCAACGGCAATTTATGGTGCGCGAGGAGCAAACGGAGTAATCATTGTAACTACTAAACGGGGCAGTACATCGGCTGCCTATCCTATAATTAATGTATCAGCGGAGTACAGCATTCAAGACTTACCGCAAAAGATTGATTTATTGAATGGTCGCGAGTACGCCATTGTGCGCAACAAAATAAACCCAGGCACTTACAATAACATTGATGCTGTGCCCAACACCGATTGGCAGGATTTAATTTTTCAAACAGCGCCCATCCAAAACTACCAGGTGTCGGTTGCCGGGGGGTCTGAAAAATTCCAATACTTCACCTCATTAAGTTACTTCAATCAGGAAGGCATAATCCCCAAATCGAATTTTGAACGTGTTACCCTTCGCTTCAACAACATTGCCCACATTTCCAAAACTGTTCGTATGGGCAGCAACCTGTCTTTTACACCGTATAATCAACAGAACACTGCGGGCAATGCGGTTTTTGTTGCGTACCGCGCCTGGCCAACCATTACTCCTTTTCAAACGGACGGATCTTATTCGCCTGTGCCGGGTGTTGGTAATGTTTTGGCCGATATTGAGTACACAAACTCGTTTAATAAAGGTTTGCGAAGCGTTAATAACCTGTATGCCGAGGTAGATTTTTTAAAGGGATTTACATTCCGTTCAAGTTTTGGTGTTGATCTTGAATACAACAAGTCCAGAAGTTACACACCGATATTCTTTGTAAACCCGCAACAACAAAACGCTACTGATGATTTGGGTAAAGGCTATAACGACCGTGTGGATTGGTTATGGGAAAACACCTTGAGCTATCAACGCGAAATTAAAAAACACCGCGTAAATGCAGTGGCCGGTTACACCTTGCAGGAATCTTCTTCTGAATCAGTTTTTCTGGGGGCCGAAAATTTGTTACGCCCCGGTGAGGATTTCTGGTATGTGAACATATTCCCAAACCTGGTGAGCAACAACTTTGCAAGCAATGGCGTTAACCCCAATTTTAATTTTTCCATGTTATCGTATTTGTTCAGGGTTAACTACACGTACGATAACCGTTATTTATTAACGGCTACGTTCCGCAGGGACGGTTCATCCAAGTTTACAAAAGCCAACCAGTATGGAAACTTCCCTTCTTTTGGTGTGGGCTGGAATGCGATCAACGAACAATTCATGCAAGGAACAAAATTGCTATCCAACCTGAAGTTCAGGGCGAGTTGGGGAATCATCGGTAATGAAAAAATCAATTACGAACGACAATATTCCCTCGTTTTAAACGGCATAAATGCGTTGTTCGGCCCTGATGTGATTTACCCGGGTGCCACCTATGGTGTGGCCGGTAACCCCAATTTGAAATGGGAAACTACCCACCAATTGGATATTGGAGCTGAGCTTGGATTCTTTGAAGATAAGTTGACGGCTGAGATTGATTATTACCACCGTACTACGAAAGATATTCTCATTGACCTGGCCGTTCCGGGCTATTATGGAAATGGCGATGGTGCGGTTATTACATTTAACGCAGGTGAGGTTTTAAACAGGGGCATTGAATTGAATTTGAATTGGAGCAGTGAACTGGGCCCTCTGAAATACAGCGTGGGCTTGGTAGGCACAACCATTCATAACGAAACCAAAAAAATAAGTGGAACGGGCGGTAGCGATGAACAACTTATCGGACTATTTGGTGGCAGGCAAGTAACCCAAACCATACCGGGTAGGCCTATTGGTGCGTTTTACGGTTATCGCGTAATTGGTGTTTTCCAAAATGCCGCTGAACTCAATGCTTATCCGCACTTATCGAGTACGGGTGTTGGTGATTTAAAATTTGAGGATGTAAATGGAGATGGTTTCCTCACCCCGGCCGATCGTACATACCTCGGTTCTCCTATCCCTAAGTACCTGTTGGGTTTGAATATTAACCTTGCTTATAAAAACTTCGACCTTGCCCTGGACATACAGGCACAGGGCGGCAATAAAATTTTTAACGGAAAGGAAATTGTACGGCCCGACCCGTACAATTTTGAACGCAGGTATTTTAGTTTCTGGGATGGCGAAGGCACCAGCAATACAGAACCCCGGCCATCCAATGGAGGTGTTAATTACGAACCTTCT
- a CDS encoding transposase translates to MNVRSILFLGLLAGWFSVGAQAPFEIDDAVEERNFMPYELTYFVDPADRLTFIEISSVEFSNRFKAHTNYQNVDFKTNAAYWIRLPIRHTTTSQKIWLLEFYDQTIDHIEAYIPQNDGAYRIVNMGDQHPFSNRLFLHKNFEIQLDMQRDTVMVYYFKVRSHEFADIRIALRSVNRFVYYALNEYFLFGTFYGMILIITLYNFLVYLAIREIKNIFYICYILSVAGYAMSMDGIGFQYLWPNHPDWNNYAVGVFLYSLIAWALIFTRKFLSTKANAPQLDKALFWMLIVRTLVFVVELLFFPQFLTYRNPDIIPLSLIFYTAITVWRGGYKPARFFVIAYGILFTGFFLRMMVYFNVLPFTTVSHYSLHFAFVLEMLFLTFALGDRIRILKDMRDRALRRIIHQHELNMQLKDKVNRELEEKVHERTLELDQKNRELEDSNRTLVQQADKLNKINSMLDLDNWKLKGKIKEVLNERLQEKTMDYAQFKTLYPDNLSCYRFLENLKWENGFSCKKCGNEKFFNGAAKFARRCSRCGYNESITAFTIFQGLKFPIEKAFYIAYLTVNGKRGSTLEALAQKLDLGTNTVWAFKTKVKTRITDLEKKHKKPMLSRWEEVILEIPASHQLEPKTLQTIEKFS, encoded by the coding sequence ATGAACGTGAGATCAATACTTTTTTTGGGCTTGCTGGCAGGATGGTTTTCGGTAGGGGCACAAGCTCCCTTTGAAATTGATGATGCTGTAGAGGAACGCAATTTCATGCCTTATGAACTTACCTATTTTGTCGACCCGGCTGACAGGCTAACGTTTATTGAGATTTCATCGGTTGAATTTTCCAACCGGTTTAAAGCGCACACCAACTACCAGAATGTGGATTTTAAAACCAATGCAGCATACTGGATAAGGCTTCCTATCCGCCACACCACCACATCCCAAAAAATTTGGCTCCTGGAATTTTATGATCAGACGATCGATCATATTGAGGCGTACATCCCCCAAAATGATGGTGCCTACCGGATTGTAAATATGGGCGACCAGCATCCGTTCTCGAACAGACTTTTCCTTCACAAGAATTTCGAGATTCAACTGGATATGCAACGCGATACCGTGATGGTGTACTATTTTAAAGTGCGTTCGCATGAGTTTGCCGATATACGCATTGCGCTTCGGTCGGTTAACCGCTTTGTGTACTATGCCCTAAACGAATACTTTTTGTTCGGAACCTTCTATGGGATGATCCTCATCATAACCTTGTACAACTTTCTTGTTTACCTCGCTATCCGTGAGATTAAAAACATCTTTTATATCTGTTACATATTAAGTGTAGCGGGTTATGCCATGAGTATGGATGGTATCGGGTTTCAATACCTGTGGCCTAACCACCCCGATTGGAATAATTATGCTGTTGGGGTTTTCCTGTATTCGCTCATTGCCTGGGCACTGATTTTTACCCGAAAATTTTTAAGCACAAAAGCCAATGCCCCACAGCTTGATAAAGCCTTGTTTTGGATGCTCATTGTTCGCACACTCGTATTTGTTGTTGAACTGCTTTTCTTTCCACAGTTTTTAACGTACCGAAATCCTGATATCATTCCGCTTTCGCTGATTTTTTACACAGCCATTACCGTTTGGCGCGGTGGTTACAAGCCCGCCCGTTTTTTTGTAATTGCTTATGGAATATTGTTTACGGGTTTCTTTTTGCGCATGATGGTGTACTTCAATGTGCTTCCATTCACCACCGTCTCACATTACAGTCTTCATTTTGCCTTTGTGCTTGAGATGCTGTTCCTGACGTTTGCATTGGGCGACCGCATCCGGATATTAAAAGATATGCGCGACCGTGCACTGCGTAGGATTATACACCAGCACGAACTGAATATGCAATTGAAAGATAAGGTTAACCGCGAGTTGGAAGAAAAGGTACATGAGCGTACCCTGGAGCTTGACCAAAAGAACAGGGAGTTGGAAGATTCGAATAGAACGTTGGTTCAACAGGCCGATAAACTGAATAAGATCAACTCCATGCTTGACCTGGATAACTGGAAATTGAAGGGTAAAATAAAGGAAGTTTTGAATGAACGCTTGCAAGAAAAGACCATGGATTATGCGCAGTTCAAAACATTATACCCGGATAATCTTTCCTGTTACCGCTTTCTGGAAAACCTGAAATGGGAGAACGGATTTTCGTGTAAAAAATGTGGCAATGAGAAATTCTTTAATGGTGCTGCCAAATTTGCCCGAAGATGTTCGCGTTGTGGGTACAATGAATCCATAACCGCCTTTACCATATTCCAAGGGCTAAAGTTTCCGATTGAAAAGGCATTTTACATAGCTTACTTAACCGTAAACGGAAAGAGGGGGAGTACGCTGGAAGCCCTGGCACAGAAGCTTGATTTGGGTACTAATACCGTTTGGGCATTCAAAACCAAGGTTAAAACACGCATAACTGACCTTGAAAAAAAGCACAAAAAGCCTATGCTATCGCGATGGGAAGAGGTTATCCTCGAAATCCCGGCTTCGCACCAACTTGAGCCTAAAACCTTGCAAACCATTGAAAAATTTTCCTGA
- a CDS encoding enoyl-CoA hydratase/isomerase family protein, with protein sequence MHMSTFQFLKFNVNEGVACITLNRPEVYNALNDEITFELQDALKLVARDNQVRVVVLTGEGKAFCSGQDLKAASGSQKRSFLQSLHKRYNPIISAMRELPKPIVGRVNGVAAGAGCSLALACDVIVAAEEATFIEVFINIGLVPDSGSSFFLPRMVGSVKAFEMCSMGSRVSATEAQSIGLINKVVPAAQLDDAVKFYTDYFAKAPTKSIGIIKKMLNRSTHSTLDEMLDYEAYCQEIAGTSTDYREGVTAFLEKRKPAFTGK encoded by the coding sequence ATGCACATGAGTACGTTTCAATTTTTAAAATTCAATGTAAACGAAGGCGTTGCCTGCATTACCTTAAATCGCCCGGAAGTTTATAACGCGCTAAACGATGAAATAACGTTCGAACTGCAAGACGCCTTGAAACTTGTAGCCAGGGACAACCAGGTGCGTGTTGTTGTGCTTACCGGTGAAGGCAAGGCCTTTTGTTCAGGCCAGGATCTCAAGGCGGCTTCGGGCAGCCAAAAGCGCTCGTTTCTTCAATCACTCCATAAGCGATATAACCCTATCATTAGCGCCATGCGTGAGCTTCCTAAACCTATTGTAGGGCGGGTTAACGGTGTAGCTGCTGGTGCAGGGTGCTCGTTGGCGTTGGCTTGCGATGTGATTGTGGCTGCCGAAGAAGCAACTTTTATAGAGGTTTTTATAAATATCGGGCTGGTGCCCGATTCAGGCTCGTCCTTTTTCTTGCCGCGTATGGTTGGTTCGGTTAAAGCTTTTGAAATGTGCAGTATGGGTTCGCGGGTTAGTGCCACGGAAGCCCAATCAATCGGGCTGATCAATAAAGTTGTTCCTGCTGCGCAGCTTGATGATGCGGTGAAATTTTACACGGATTATTTTGCCAAAGCACCAACCAAATCAATTGGCATCATCAAAAAAATGCTAAACCGCTCAACGCATTCAACGCTTGATGAAATGCTTGATTACGAAGCTTACTGCCAGGAGATTGCCGGCACCTCAACTGATTACCGGGAGGGTGTTACTGCCTTTCTTGAAAAGAGAAAACCAGCTTTTACCGGAAAGTAG
- the rpoN gene encoding RNA polymerase factor sigma-54, translating into MQKLGLNQSLQQKLSPQQIQFIKLLQVPTAELESRIEEELEINPALEEGADEPQADEKQDEEEYQETSGGEDEIDIKDYLRDDEYSSYKTQSDGGGDDDDDREMPIPMGTSLHEQLMTQLGYLGLNEHQEAIGKQLVGSIEADGYIRRDLEAIVNDLAFAQGIETTLEEVESILKKIQTFDPPGIAARNLQECLLLQLDRMDNGHDIDVAVAKKIISDCFDEFTKKHYQKIQKKLGTEDEEFVRDAVELIIRLNPKPGSGSSSGMVKNQVIIPDFILTNNNGKLELALNSRNAPELRISRSYTEMFKAYDKGDKKDKKLKEAVTFVKQKLDAAKWFIDAIKQRQQTLLKTMKAIVDFQYDFFQEGDETKLRPMILKDIAQMINMDISTVSRVASSKSVQTDFGIYQLKYFFSEGISTDSGEEVSSREVKQIIKEIIDSEDKSKPFSDDKLETILNEKGYNIARRTVAKYREQLNIPVARLRKEL; encoded by the coding sequence ATGCAAAAACTAGGGTTAAACCAATCGTTACAACAAAAGCTTTCCCCGCAGCAGATACAATTTATCAAGCTTCTGCAGGTACCTACAGCCGAGTTGGAAAGCCGCATTGAAGAGGAGCTTGAAATTAACCCTGCCCTTGAAGAGGGAGCCGATGAACCACAGGCTGACGAGAAACAGGATGAGGAAGAGTACCAGGAGACCTCGGGCGGAGAGGATGAAATCGATATTAAAGACTACCTGCGCGATGACGAGTACAGCAGCTATAAGACACAAAGCGATGGCGGTGGTGACGATGATGACGACCGCGAAATGCCCATACCCATGGGCACCAGTTTACATGAACAATTAATGACCCAACTGGGCTACCTGGGTTTAAACGAGCACCAGGAAGCTATCGGTAAGCAATTGGTAGGCAGCATTGAAGCCGATGGTTACATCAGGCGCGACCTGGAAGCTATTGTTAACGACCTTGCCTTTGCGCAAGGGATTGAAACTACCCTGGAGGAAGTTGAAAGCATACTGAAGAAAATCCAGACTTTTGACCCGCCCGGCATTGCCGCACGTAACCTTCAGGAATGCTTGCTGCTTCAACTCGACCGGATGGATAACGGACACGATATTGACGTGGCCGTGGCCAAGAAAATTATATCGGATTGCTTTGATGAGTTTACAAAGAAGCATTATCAAAAAATTCAAAAGAAACTGGGCACAGAAGACGAAGAGTTTGTACGCGATGCCGTTGAACTGATCATCAGATTAAACCCAAAACCTGGAAGTGGAAGCTCATCGGGTATGGTTAAAAACCAGGTCATCATCCCCGATTTTATTTTAACCAACAACAATGGCAAGCTGGAATTGGCGCTGAATTCGCGCAATGCCCCCGAGCTGCGCATTAGCCGGTCGTATACAGAAATGTTTAAAGCTTACGATAAGGGCGACAAGAAAGATAAAAAGCTTAAAGAAGCGGTAACCTTTGTGAAGCAAAAGCTGGATGCAGCCAAGTGGTTTATTGATGCCATCAAGCAACGGCAACAAACCCTTCTAAAAACCATGAAAGCTATTGTTGATTTTCAATATGATTTCTTTCAGGAAGGAGATGAGACAAAACTCCGCCCGATGATTTTGAAAGACATTGCGCAGATGATTAATATGGATATCTCCACGGTTTCACGGGTTGCCAGCAGCAAATCTGTTCAAACCGATTTTGGGATATATCAACTCAAGTATTTCTTTTCGGAAGGCATTTCCACGGATTCGGGAGAAGAGGTGAGTAGTCGCGAGGTTAAACAGATCATTAAGGAAATAATTGACAGTGAGGATAAATCAAAGCCTTTTTCGGACGATAAACTCGAAACCATACTAAATGAAAAGGGATATAACATTGCGCGCAGAACGGTGGCCAAATACCGCGAGCAGTTAAATATACCCGTGGCCCGTTTACGAAAAGAATTGTAA
- the asnS gene encoding asparagine--tRNA ligase gives MNRTKIKELLTTSPSGQLVKAMGWVRTFRNNQFISLNDGSSIQNLQAVVALNSLAEATLKRITTGACISVTGELVASPAKGQAVELKVTELEILGDCDAEKYPLQPKKHSLEFLREIAHLRSRTNTFSAVMRVRHAMAFAVHKFFNDRGFFYIHTPIITGSDAEGAGAMFRVTTLDLNNPPKDENGHVNFKEDFFGRETNLTVSGQLEVETYAMGLSETYTFGPTFRAENSNTTRHLAEFWMIEPEMAFYDINDNMALAEAFLKYLCQYALDNCAEDLEFLDKRAKEEELVKPQDQRSELGLIERLKFVAENEFQKLTYTEAFEILKNSNPNKKKKFQYLIENWGVDLQSEHERYLVEKHFKKPVILYNYPAAIKAFYMRQNDEAIQPGGQRKTVAAMDVLFPGIGEIIGGSQREERYDKLVMRIQELGLPEKELWWYLDLRKFGSAPHSGFGLGFERLIQFVTGMTNIRDVIPFPRFPGNAEF, from the coding sequence ATGAATCGAACCAAAATAAAAGAACTGCTTACCACTTCGCCCTCCGGGCAATTGGTAAAGGCTATGGGGTGGGTACGCACATTTCGGAATAACCAATTTATCTCGCTCAATGATGGCTCTTCCATCCAAAACCTACAAGCCGTTGTTGCCCTAAACTCGCTGGCAGAGGCTACACTTAAACGGATAACAACCGGAGCCTGCATTTCGGTTACTGGCGAACTTGTAGCCTCACCTGCCAAAGGCCAGGCGGTTGAACTGAAAGTAACAGAACTTGAAATTTTAGGCGATTGCGATGCTGAAAAATATCCCCTTCAACCCAAAAAGCATTCGTTGGAGTTTTTACGGGAAATTGCCCATTTACGGTCCCGCACCAATACCTTTAGTGCGGTAATGCGCGTAAGGCACGCCATGGCTTTTGCCGTACATAAGTTCTTTAACGACCGTGGTTTCTTTTATATACACACACCCATTATAACCGGATCGGATGCAGAAGGTGCGGGGGCCATGTTCCGTGTTACTACCCTCGACCTTAACAATCCCCCCAAGGATGAAAATGGCCACGTAAATTTTAAAGAAGATTTTTTTGGTCGCGAAACCAACCTCACTGTTTCCGGGCAGCTTGAGGTTGAAACCTATGCCATGGGTTTATCGGAAACCTATACCTTCGGGCCAACTTTCCGGGCAGAAAATTCCAACACTACCCGTCACCTGGCGGAATTTTGGATGATTGAACCCGAGATGGCCTTTTACGATATCAACGATAACATGGCCTTGGCCGAGGCCTTTCTGAAATACCTATGCCAATATGCTTTGGATAACTGTGCCGAAGACCTTGAGTTTTTGGACAAACGTGCAAAGGAAGAAGAGCTTGTAAAGCCGCAAGATCAACGCAGCGAACTTGGTTTGATTGAGCGTTTAAAATTTGTTGCGGAAAATGAATTTCAAAAACTTACCTACACCGAGGCCTTTGAAATATTAAAAAATTCGAACCCCAACAAGAAAAAGAAGTTTCAATACCTGATTGAAAATTGGGGCGTTGATTTGCAATCAGAACATGAGCGCTACCTGGTAGAAAAACATTTTAAAAAGCCGGTTATTCTTTACAACTACCCGGCTGCCATCAAAGCCTTTTACATGCGCCAAAATGATGAGGCCATCCAGCCAGGCGGACAAAGAAAAACCGTAGCCGCCATGGATGTGTTGTTTCCTGGCATTGGTGAAATTATTGGTGGGTCGCAACGTGAAGAACGCTATGACAAACTGGTAATGCGTATACAGGAGTTAGGGCTGCCTGAAAAAGAACTCTGGTGGTATCTTGATTTACGCAAATTTGGTTCAGCACCCCATAGCGGTTTTGGATTGGGCTTTGAGCGTCTCATTCAATTTGTTACCGGCATGACAAACATCAGGGATGTAATTCCTTTCCCTCGTTTCCCGGGCAATGCAGAGTTCTGA
- a CDS encoding universal stress protein: MLNILVPTDFSDLSKVAIRYALDMAKKMNGKVTLLHVIDVAQHAASMRLRLSSLIDELVKIAHEDFDALLVEVNKMNKGGKPVKHAIEQGASFVDTVAKFARKNKSNLIIMGTHGASGLKKVVMGSNTASMLEASSIPVLAIPAEAKFKKLKSVVYASDLLNTQKELKTLIGVVGSEKPVIHVVHVAEDRTAALAAEEKIDKAVAKVGYKNVLVRVLVNKKAVPSLSDYVTKIKIDMLTMFPHKHTFFEKLVKPSVTKQLSFLNNAPLLAFKSK, from the coding sequence ATGCTAAACATTTTAGTTCCAACGGATTTCTCAGACTTATCGAAGGTGGCCATCCGGTATGCTTTGGATATGGCCAAAAAAATGAACGGAAAAGTAACCCTGTTGCATGTTATTGATGTTGCCCAGCATGCTGCCAGTATGCGTTTGCGACTGAGTTCATTAATTGATGAACTGGTAAAAATAGCACACGAAGATTTTGATGCTTTGCTGGTAGAGGTAAACAAAATGAATAAGGGAGGTAAACCTGTTAAACATGCCATTGAACAAGGTGCTTCATTTGTTGATACCGTAGCAAAATTTGCCAGGAAGAATAAATCGAACCTGATTATTATGGGCACACACGGTGCCTCTGGCTTGAAGAAAGTTGTGATGGGAAGCAACACAGCTTCCATGCTTGAAGCCAGCAGTATCCCGGTCCTGGCAATCCCGGCAGAAGCCAAATTCAAAAAACTGAAATCGGTGGTGTATGCTTCTGACCTGTTGAATACACAAAAGGAGTTGAAAACACTGATCGGTGTTGTAGGTAGCGAAAAACCGGTTATTCATGTCGTGCATGTGGCCGAGGACAGGACAGCAGCACTGGCGGCTGAAGAAAAGATCGATAAGGCCGTTGCCAAAGTTGGCTATAAAAATGTGCTTGTTCGAGTGCTCGTGAATAAAAAGGCAGTTCCCTCACTAAGCGATTACGTAACAAAAATCAAAATTGATATGCTTACCATGTTTCCGCACAAGCATACCTTTTTCGAAAAGCTTGTGAAACCCAGCGTTACCAAGCAACTAAGCTTTTTAAACAATGCTCCGCTGCTGGCCTTCAAAAGTAAGTAG
- a CDS encoding DUF3052 family protein: MAGYSGTPLNKKLGIKSGFRIYILNPLNDYFDLISPLPDHLTVMEKLKGEVDMVHLFTDRRVDFEKAFLHAKRYLGKNGMLWVSWPKKTSKLPTDLNENIIRDFGLKNGLVDVKVCAVNDTWSGLKFVFRLTDR; encoded by the coding sequence ATGGCCGGCTATTCAGGAACGCCCCTAAATAAAAAGCTGGGTATAAAATCCGGCTTCAGGATTTATATTTTAAACCCTTTGAACGATTATTTTGACCTGATAAGCCCTTTACCTGACCATCTTACGGTTATGGAAAAGTTAAAGGGAGAAGTGGATATGGTTCATCTTTTTACGGATAGAAGGGTGGATTTTGAAAAGGCATTCCTGCATGCAAAAAGGTACCTTGGCAAAAACGGCATGTTGTGGGTTTCATGGCCAAAGAAAACTTCAAAACTGCCAACCGATCTTAACGAAAACATAATACGGGATTTTGGGCTAAAGAATGGTTTAGTGGATGTAAAGGTATGCGCAGTAAACGATACCTGGTCCGGGCTTAAATTTGTTTTTCGGCTTACCGACCGCTGA
- a CDS encoding LPP20 family lipoprotein has product MKKLSYSSLFLFALAGAVMIGCKGKEKLPKGEVEVNIPCSGSDYFTNNKFFRANSLGESMDLVASKKKAMDNARAELAASIQSTVKTVTDNYLISREFNNKEELEERFEQLNRTIVNQTLSGIKTICEKQVKTDKGNFKTYVAIELSASDIVSKYHESLSKEERLKIDYDYEKFKQTFEKEMEKMGNR; this is encoded by the coding sequence ATGAAAAAGTTATCGTATTCATCGCTCTTCCTGTTTGCACTGGCTGGTGCCGTAATGATAGGTTGTAAGGGAAAAGAAAAATTGCCGAAAGGCGAAGTGGAAGTAAATATTCCATGTTCAGGCTCTGATTATTTTACCAACAACAAATTCTTCAGGGCAAATTCGTTGGGTGAAAGCATGGACTTAGTGGCTTCTAAAAAGAAGGCCATGGACAATGCCCGTGCTGAATTGGCAGCCAGCATCCAATCAACCGTGAAAACGGTAACCGACAATTATCTGATTTCCCGAGAGTTTAATAACAAAGAAGAACTCGAGGAACGCTTTGAGCAGTTGAACCGTACCATCGTTAACCAAACCTTGTCGGGTATTAAAACCATCTGCGAAAAGCAAGTGAAGACTGACAAAGGGAATTTCAAAACGTATGTGGCAATTGAACTTTCAGCCAGCGACATTGTATCCAAATACCACGAAAGCCTTTCAAAAGAAGAACGCCTGAAAATCGATTACGATTACGAAAAGTTTAAGCAAACTTTTGAAAAGGAAATGGAAAAAATGGGCAACCGCTAA